The Brachypodium distachyon strain Bd21 chromosome 4, Brachypodium_distachyon_v3.0, whole genome shotgun sequence nucleotide sequence CAAATAAATTGGTCCTAATACTTATAAAGATCtattttctttaatttttcCTAAGACTGCAGCTATTTTGCATGTATGTCAGTTGCTTCAGATAGCCTGCTAGGACTTCTCTCAGGTTAAAATTTCGTAAATTATTCTTATGTCAATTCTATCTTCCACGGACATCTGGCAGAGATGAAACCTTAACTGGGCTCCATTTCACTAAGCATGCAATGCCACACCTTTTTCTTACTGCTCCACAAATCTTGATTTTCTCCGTTTCCATTTTCTTTCATGATATAATTCTATCTGTTctttcctcaaaaaaataattctgTCTGTTCTCAGCTCTTGTGTTGTTACCCATTACAGTTGTGTGCCTTTGCACGATTTTGAGCACGTGTATAGCTACCTGATGGATCAAATCTCAGTTTTGGTGACTcatatgtttttattttcttcttggaaCTCCTTTGTAGCAAGGACTTCAAGAAGGGATGTCCCCTTGTTGTCTGACTTGTCTCGAGGGCAATTGACCTGTACGTCTGGGACTTGCACAGTCTCAGCTTCGAGCTATCCATCAAGAGATGCAAAAGCTTGCATAGTTACTCTCAAGGACTTTGGATTCGAGGGGTTTGCATAGTTGCACAGTTGCTCTCAAGCTTGCATAGTCTCAGCAACATCAGCCAATAGAATACGtcttgttaaaaaaaagatgcaaaaATGCAAACATCACCGACGAAGAGACAACAAAGATGCTAACGGATCTGCTCATCGACGACGCGCAGCTGAGGATGCGCCTAAATTCCGTCATCTGCAATGCTGTAAATACCGCGTTGAAGCCAGAGAAAGAAGACATGGACGGAGTCATCCCTAGGAAGGGTCCTCGACATCAACTGTTGCTGGATAGATAGAAACACTGTATATTCATCTTGCTTTGAATAGTCATATGTTCTCTAAGATTTTATTTATGGTTCTCATGCTTATGCAGATCAAAAGACTTCAGAATCTCTGTGGTGGTCCAAATATCGTGAAGCTGCTTAATATCTTTTGAGATGGGCATTCAAAGTCACCAAGCTTGATCTTTGAATATATTAACACAATCAAATATATAATGTTCCAATTTTGAGGGACAATACATTTATAAAGCAAAATTCAATTTAGACCGGAGGTAGTGGTACTTGGTTATGTGGTGACCCCAACAATATCCTACTTGCTTATGTAAATTCCAGTGTGCAACTCTTTGGCTTTATTGGATCTCTCCTTATCTCAAATATTTCTTTTGAAGAATTATAAGCATGTTCactgtttcattttttttcagtttacTGCATTCAGTATTCTACttccaaattaaaacattACAAATGGATCGCCCGTTCAGCCGTAAAATATGAGAAGTGAACTAAGGTAGTAGATTAGAATTAGGTTTAAATTCCCTTTTCTCTGTATATTAGTCtttatatgtatataaatatatatgcGGTCTATGTATAAATGTCTAACTAATGATTTCCTCTTACAAAACACACATTGTATGCATGCTGCTGAACATCAGgcaattaaattaaattaaattaatcACCAGCTGGCGctgcgcgcatgcatgcatggaacgATCGAGTGGTTAGGCTGGCTTGATGGCGGTTGATTAATGTGGGGAACTAAATCTAATTAAGCAGCAGTATTGTAGACACACCAAATTGGGTCGAGAAGCTATGTACCGACCGCCTCAGAGATGGATGAACAAGAAGCGCGGCTCATCGTTTGCCATGcttagctgctgctgctgctgctgcatgcgaGATCTCTATCTATAAATTTCAAGCAGAGATTAACACACACCACGGCAAGAAGGCACGCAACCTGAAAAACCCATGCAGTGCAGTCCTCCTTTCTTGGATTTAGACTCGCAACGCCATGCTAATCTCCACCCTGTTAGTCTCCGTCCTCGCCCATGCCTACGCCATTATTCCGGCCAATGCTTTTGCTGCTGCTCGAGACAAGGTCCCCGCGCCGGCGGTATTTGCATTCGGCGATTCCACCGTGGACACCGGCAACAACAACTTCATCCAGACCGTGGCCCGGGGCAACTACCCGCCTTACGGGCGGGACTACGCCGGAGGGGTGGCCACCGGCCGGTTCTCCAACGGCCGCCTCTCCGCCGACTTTGTCTCCGATGCCCTGGGCCTTTCGCCATCCCTGCCGGCCTACCTAGACCCGGCCCACACCATCCACCATCTCGCCTCAGGCGTCAGCTTCGCCTCCGCTGGCGCAGGCCTGGATAATATAACCTCGCAAATCATGGTACTCCTAATTAATTAACTCCCGCAaatcaatttatttatttcgaGTTCAATTATCTGCCGTCTAATTTTGATTATTGGGTGCATTAATTGCAGTCAGCAATGACCTTGAGCCAGCAGATAGACCACTTCAGGGAGTACACGGAGAAGCTGAAACGTGCCAAAGGCGAGGCGGCCGCGCGGCACATCATAAGCCACGCGCTCTACGTCTTCAGCATCGGCAGCAGCGACTTCCTGCAGAACTATCTCGTCTTCCCCGTCAGGGGCTACAGGTTCTCCTTGCCAGAGTACCAGGCGTatctcgtcgccgccgccgaggccgccgtGCGCGCCGTGCACAAGCTCGGCGGTCGCGCGGTGAAGCTCGTCGGGCTGCCGCCGCTGGGGTGCCTGCCGTTGGAGAGGGCAGTGAACCTCCGCAGGCCCGGGGACTGCAACGAGATGCACAACATGGTGGCCATGAGCTTCAATGGCAGGCTCGTCAGGCTTGTTGCCAAGCTCAACTGGGAGCTGGCAGGGGCGCGGCTCGTGTATGTCGACCAGTACACTCTGCTCTCAGCTATCATTGCCAAGCCATGGGAGTACGGTCAGTGGACTGCTACATAATCTTAATGCATTACTCACGCTCAATAATATGTGTTGTCGAGATTAATAATCGATCGATCCCTTAATTATGCAGCATTTGACTTGGtctattttgaattttgatggATCCACCTGCTGCAGGCTTTGAGAATTCAGTGCGAGGATGTTGTGGCACTGGGTATGTGGAGACAGGGGTGCTATGCAGCTTGGACAGCGCGTTGACGTGCGGCAATGCCGATAACTACGTCTTCTTCGATGCCGTCCATCCATCAGAAAGGACGTACAAGATCATAGCCGGCGCGATCGTAAATGCAACAACGTCGCACTTATTTCACTGATCGACATAAATCTGTCTCTGAATTCAACAAAGACAGTGGTCTTtgagaaatttgacaaacgCAGAAATTAATCGTGTTCTCAGTTCCAGGGGTGATTTTAATTCTAGCAGTTGCCTCTTGAGATTCATGTGCTACAAGAAAATGAAGGGCATTGGATCTCACCTCTTAAGATGTACGGAGTACAG carries:
- the LOC100844104 gene encoding GDSL esterase/lipase At2g42990, with product MLISTLLVSVLAHAYAIIPANAFAAARDKVPAPAVFAFGDSTVDTGNNNFIQTVARGNYPPYGRDYAGGVATGRFSNGRLSADFVSDALGLSPSLPAYLDPAHTIHHLASGVSFASAGAGLDNITSQIMSAMTLSQQIDHFREYTEKLKRAKGEAAARHIISHALYVFSIGSSDFLQNYLVFPVRGYRFSLPEYQAYLVAAAEAAVRAVHKLGGRAVKLVGLPPLGCLPLERAVNLRRPGDCNEMHNMVAMSFNGRLVRLVAKLNWELAGARLVYVDQYTLLSAIIAKPWEYGFENSVRGCCGTGYVETGVLCSLDSALTCGNADNYVFFDAVHPSERTYKIIAGAIVNATTSHLFH